A genomic region of Candidatus Goldiibacteriota bacterium contains the following coding sequences:
- the pbpC gene encoding penicillin-binding protein 1C — protein MKKSTLLFRLKQYLLKPANKPALITAAAVLLPAAVWFLLNILFPLPLYRLQEDYSVLHITQENRLLRLGLSPSGMYRIKTPLSDMPEFIKRGIVEYEDKMFYLHRGINPFAVARAVFLNVTSMRVVSGGSTITMQLAKLIEPRKRTMGAKIIEAFRASQLEVNFSKKQILEMYLNNIPMGGNIEGVAAASYLYFNKAPINLTLPEAALLIALPKSPNSLRPDRSPQRAQKARDEVIQRIGGIFGEGIESAVSEPVSDKRYNNPYRLQHLVNKRIQNSGYVRKYFIDEALQSMCEYRLKFASRELKEYGVYNGAVIVVDNRTMNVAAYVGSPDFEDKEHCGEIDGVSIVRSPGSALKPFVYAMAAEHGMITPKKILYDIPRDYDGYSPVNSDRKFSGLVTAFDALSRSYNSTAVYLEYSLGANGLLGFLRKNGFYDIKRRDTNPGLAAALGAYPVSLEELVTMYAAIANYGLLRKLNFTDNGIKEKEEPVRVFSAGTAYMITQMLAEAVRPDLPQAWEFTHSRGKVAFKTGTSFGYGNAWCVGYNPDYTVGVWLGNADASPSFKLVGIKAAAPVVIEIFNYLTRSRDVWFAPPSDIGTRKICSVSGQPAGPNCKKTDEDIYIKGINTEPVCRVHKKIYVNKKTGLRADPGSFKNPDSAYRSYVAEIWPADIAAYLKERGQHLEAVPAYDPAEVSQNIMFKPKITSPENGGTYFITESLPEDFQKITLKASFASGVTGGIWLLNGNPVNKSATDEVLYISPKPGKYLLTVQDDTGASDSVSFKIMVKK, from the coding sequence ATGAAAAAGAGTACCTTGTTGTTTCGCCTGAAGCAGTACCTTCTAAAGCCGGCAAATAAACCGGCATTAATAACAGCGGCCGCGGTGCTTTTGCCCGCGGCCGTATGGTTTTTATTGAACATTCTTTTTCCGCTGCCGCTTTACAGGCTGCAGGAGGATTATTCTGTACTGCATATCACGCAGGAAAACCGGCTGTTAAGGCTGGGCTTGTCCCCGTCCGGTATGTACCGTATAAAAACACCGCTTTCGGATATGCCCGAATTTATAAAGCGCGGAATCGTGGAATATGAAGATAAAATGTTTTATCTGCACCGCGGCATAAACCCTTTTGCCGTGGCGCGCGCTGTTTTTCTTAATGTCACCAGCATGCGCGTGGTATCCGGCGGTTCCACTATTACAATGCAGCTTGCCAAACTTATAGAGCCAAGAAAAAGGACTATGGGAGCGAAAATAATAGAAGCTTTCAGGGCGTCGCAGCTGGAAGTGAATTTTTCAAAAAAACAGATTCTTGAAATGTATCTGAATAATATTCCCATGGGTGGAAACATAGAAGGCGTGGCTGCCGCTTCTTATCTTTATTTTAACAAAGCCCCCATAAATCTTACGCTTCCTGAAGCCGCGCTATTAATAGCCCTTCCAAAATCCCCGAATTCTTTAAGGCCTGACCGCAGCCCGCAGAGGGCGCAGAAGGCAAGGGATGAAGTAATACAGAGAATAGGCGGGATTTTCGGGGAAGGAATTGAAAGCGCGGTGTCTGAACCTGTTTCTGATAAAAGGTATAACAATCCATACAGGCTGCAGCACCTTGTAAATAAAAGAATACAAAACAGCGGATATGTAAGAAAGTATTTTATTGATGAAGCGCTTCAGTCAATGTGCGAATACAGGCTTAAATTCGCGTCCCGCGAACTTAAAGAATACGGCGTTTATAACGGCGCTGTCATTGTGGTGGACAACCGCACGATGAATGTTGCGGCTTATGTGGGCTCGCCTGATTTTGAAGATAAAGAGCACTGCGGTGAAATAGATGGTGTTTCAATAGTGCGTTCGCCCGGTTCGGCTTTAAAACCTTTTGTTTACGCAATGGCAGCCGAGCACGGAATGATAACCCCAAAAAAAATCCTGTACGATATTCCAAGAGATTATGACGGGTACTCGCCTGTTAATTCCGACCGCAAGTTTTCCGGGCTGGTAACGGCTTTTGACGCGCTGTCACGTTCTTATAACAGCACGGCAGTATATCTTGAATACAGCCTTGGCGCCAACGGCCTGCTGGGATTTTTAAGAAAAAATGGTTTTTATGACATTAAAAGAAGGGATACAAATCCCGGCCTTGCCGCGGCGCTTGGCGCGTATCCTGTAAGTCTGGAAGAACTTGTGACAATGTATGCCGCTATCGCGAACTACGGGCTTTTAAGGAAACTGAATTTTACGGATAACGGTATTAAAGAAAAAGAAGAGCCGGTAAGGGTTTTTTCCGCAGGTACCGCGTACATGATAACGCAGATGCTGGCAGAAGCGGTAAGGCCTGACCTTCCGCAGGCGTGGGAATTCACCCATTCAAGGGGAAAAGTGGCGTTTAAAACAGGGACATCTTTTGGATACGGCAACGCGTGGTGTGTGGGTTACAATCCGGATTATACCGTGGGAGTATGGCTTGGAAATGCCGATGCCTCGCCTTCGTTTAAACTTGTGGGCATAAAGGCCGCGGCACCGGTAGTAATAGAAATATTTAATTATCTTACGCGCAGCAGGGATGTGTGGTTTGCCCCTCCTTCAGATATCGGTACAAGAAAGATATGTTCTGTTTCCGGACAGCCCGCAGGGCCTAACTGCAAAAAAACAGATGAAGACATTTATATTAAAGGTATTAACACAGAGCCGGTATGCAGGGTGCATAAAAAAATATATGTTAATAAAAAAACCGGCTTAAGGGCGGATCCCGGCTCTTTTAAGAATCCGGATTCGGCATACCGTTCATATGTGGCAGAAATATGGCCCGCTGATATTGCCGCGTACTTAAAGGAAAGGGGGCAGCATCTGGAAGCGGTGCCTGCTTATGACCCTGCGGAAGTGTCGCAAAATATTATGTTCAAACCAAAAATAACAAGCCCTGAAAACGGCGGTACGTATTTTATAACAGAGAGCCTTCCGGAAGATTTTCAGAAAATAACCCTTAAAGCGTCTTTTGCGTCAGGAGTTACGGGCGGAATATGGCTTTTAAACGGTAACCCGGTAAATAAAAGCGCGACAGATGAAGTGTTATATATAAGCCCCAAGCCGGGTAAATACTTGCTTACGGTGCAGGATGACACGGGCGCGTCGGATTCTGTAAGTTTCAAGATTATGGTGAAAAAATGA
- the pgeF gene encoding peptidoglycan editing factor PgeF, translating into MNKYFELYPKNQMNFIRNKVINKTGLFYEAFTTRTGGESEGVYESLNTGFNTLDSHKRVVKNIDKIKRALHIDKIYAPVQVHGDNVCVITPENRTYVTDSECDALITDEKGYAIAVRAADCVTSVIACPDKKVIAAVHTGWRGVANKLILKTAMIMINEFKCSPEHMLVSMSPAIAPKSFAVGPDVYETLQKDPLFARIFKEKKIGITMNMWQGNKNLLLSCGVKEENIFINEMDTFTHSKMFYSYRRDGKETGRMMYLIGIK; encoded by the coding sequence ATGAATAAATACTTTGAATTATATCCGAAGAACCAGATGAATTTTATAAGAAATAAGGTTATTAATAAGACGGGGCTGTTTTATGAAGCGTTTACGACAAGAACGGGGGGCGAAAGTGAAGGAGTGTATGAAAGTTTAAATACCGGTTTTAATACTTTGGACAGCCATAAAAGAGTTGTGAAAAATATTGACAAGATAAAACGCGCGCTTCATATTGATAAAATTTACGCGCCTGTTCAGGTGCACGGGGACAATGTCTGCGTGATAACACCGGAAAACAGGACTTATGTGACGGATTCTGAATGTGACGCGCTGATAACTGATGAAAAGGGCTATGCCATCGCGGTGCGCGCCGCGGATTGTGTTACAAGCGTTATAGCCTGTCCGGATAAAAAAGTTATAGCGGCTGTACATACAGGCTGGCGCGGTGTGGCAAACAAACTTATTCTTAAAACGGCTATGATAATGATAAATGAATTCAAGTGTTCCCCGGAACACATGCTTGTTTCAATGTCGCCGGCAATTGCGCCCAAGTCTTTTGCTGTGGGGCCGGATGTATACGAAACTCTGCAAAAAGATCCGTTGTTTGCCAGAATATTTAAAGAGAAAAAAATAGGCATTACAATGAACATGTGGCAGGGGAACAAAAACCTGCTTTTATCCTGCGGGGTAAAAGAGGAAAATATATTTATTAACGAAATGGACACTTTTACGCACAGCAAAATGTTTTACAGTTACAGGCGCGACGGCAAAGAAACAGGCAGAATGATGTATTTGATAGGTATTAAATAA
- a CDS encoding SpoIID/LytB domain-containing protein: MRVLSAAAVLLIFSFPLYAQTLKVRILNIYHPKTLEAVQLNGGEKVKVRYVKGNNIEVINNKGRQLTAEYRLNGGKYGEYEIRVNGRRFIYKGSVFFFLPPDEKEAGIIVEMGLEDYVAASLDGELEGAYSHPESDKALAVAIRTYAERNRKRHGYYDLCDLTHCQRLNGRPELNRGSSIKAANGTRGLILAGKDNKPADIYFSGCCGGESESAGNVWRGENNVKSVVRCGAASGNFCEKHIFHRWEKKIKASEIRSVIRESLGERISGSIDFITGDVSPGGNVRLIKVKHTKGVTEMPADKFISAYGKKYGWANIPSRKFAVEKRGSDFILSGRGAGHGCGLCLAGAHALAVKGWTCEGILSFYYPDTKMIKTPE; encoded by the coding sequence ATGAGGGTGTTATCAGCAGCTGCGGTTTTGCTTATATTTTCTTTTCCCTTATACGCTCAGACGCTTAAGGTGAGGATATTAAATATTTATCATCCGAAAACGCTGGAAGCGGTGCAGTTAAACGGCGGTGAAAAAGTAAAAGTGAGGTATGTAAAGGGAAATAATATCGAAGTAATAAATAATAAAGGCAGGCAACTGACAGCGGAATACCGCCTTAACGGGGGAAAGTATGGGGAGTATGAAATACGTGTTAACGGAAGAAGATTTATATATAAGGGAAGCGTATTTTTCTTTCTGCCGCCCGATGAGAAAGAGGCGGGTATTATTGTAGAGATGGGCCTGGAAGATTATGTGGCGGCCAGCCTTGACGGTGAGCTTGAAGGGGCGTATTCACACCCTGAATCTGACAAAGCGCTGGCTGTTGCGATAAGGACTTACGCGGAAAGAAACAGGAAAAGGCACGGGTATTATGATTTATGTGACCTTACCCACTGCCAGCGGTTAAACGGCAGGCCGGAACTAAATAGGGGAAGCAGTATAAAAGCCGCCAACGGGACACGCGGTTTAATTTTAGCAGGCAAAGATAATAAACCGGCGGATATTTATTTTTCGGGATGCTGTGGGGGAGAATCGGAATCCGCGGGTAATGTATGGCGGGGTGAAAATAATGTTAAAAGTGTTGTCAGATGCGGCGCTGCAAGCGGTAATTTCTGCGAAAAACATATATTTCACAGGTGGGAAAAAAAGATAAAAGCATCTGAGATTAGAAGTGTTATAAGAGAAAGTTTGGGGGAAAGAATTTCAGGAAGTATTGATTTTATAACCGGGGATGTAAGCCCGGGCGGGAACGTAAGATTAATAAAGGTGAAGCACACAAAGGGTGTAACTGAAATGCCCGCTGATAAATTTATCTCCGCTTATGGAAAAAAATACGGCTGGGCTAATATTCCATCAAGAAAGTTTGCAGTTGAAAAACGGGGAAGTGACTTTATCCTGTCCGGCCGGGGCGCGGGACACGGCTGCGGGCTTTGCCTTGCAGGCGCTCACGCGCTTGCGGTAAAAGGCTGGACATGCGAAGGTATTCTAAGTTTTTATTATCCGGACACGAAAATGATTAAAACGCCTGAATAG
- a CDS encoding DUF116 domain-containing protein: MADEEKQNPQEITTTPKVIDRRLGDEWAGWVGDLSGYEKEIKEGKELFLSVYFAALIFLTAGAMLVYYMISPRLYQWNPVVDTFIMWVISAVMAILFIWSFLLLISVSFNIAVLPFARKNGLHIEWIYPIVYKIGAFFKVSKDRIGHSLVEVNNALVYATRKKFKSQNLLVLLPRCLDKDTRVKAAELTEKYKVTSFTATGGSSARQMIKKVKPDAIIGVACERDLIAGMSDTPGAITVVGIPNKRPFGPCKDTAIDTDALENTIKFLLKIT; the protein is encoded by the coding sequence ATGGCAGACGAAGAAAAACAAAACCCGCAGGAAATAACAACAACCCCTAAGGTAATAGACCGCAGGCTTGGCGATGAATGGGCCGGGTGGGTGGGTGATTTATCAGGTTATGAAAAAGAGATAAAAGAAGGCAAAGAACTGTTTTTATCTGTTTACTTTGCGGCCCTGATTTTTTTAACCGCAGGGGCGATGCTTGTTTATTATATGATATCCCCAAGATTGTATCAGTGGAATCCTGTGGTGGATACTTTTATTATGTGGGTGATATCGGCTGTTATGGCAATACTTTTTATCTGGTCTTTTCTGCTTTTAATTTCAGTCAGTTTTAATATTGCAGTGCTTCCGTTTGCCCGTAAAAACGGGCTTCATATTGAATGGATCTACCCTATAGTTTATAAAATAGGCGCTTTTTTTAAAGTATCAAAAGACAGGATAGGGCATTCCCTGGTTGAAGTCAACAATGCACTTGTATATGCCACCCGTAAAAAATTTAAAAGCCAAAACCTTCTTGTTCTGCTTCCGCGCTGCCTTGATAAGGATACACGTGTTAAAGCCGCGGAGCTGACAGAAAAATATAAAGTCACTTCTTTCACGGCCACAGGCGGTTCTTCCGCAAGGCAGATGATAAAAAAGGTAAAACCGGATGCCATAATAGGGGTGGCGTGCGAACGCGACCTGATAGCCGGAATGTCAGATACCCCGGGGGCAATTACCGTAGTTGGAATTCCCAATAAGCGTCCGTTCGGCCCTTGTAAAGATACCGCAATTGACACGGATGCCCTTGAAAACACAATTAAGTTTCTCCTTAAAATAACTTAA
- a CDS encoding N-acetylmuramoyl-L-alanine amidase, with the protein MLKKILLPVLLFLTAGVCLAEELVSLKYLLRETNTEYTADWDRGFINLSGGKEVKIVLNYPYIKSGNKLIRVDIPPFVNGANVFLSQKTFDEITQILGEVKQKVPETVLLPAAVPAVLKTESTPVPAAAAAAADDDIRIVEETAKKTGKKKKDGPFVIIIDPGHGGNDPGAIGPTGLYEKDVVLDVGLKLREQLKKNKDLKILMTREKDVFIPLKDRAEFANKNKADLFISIHCNAARNRGVQGTRSYIYSRTASSREAAEAAKFENSRGGSFDMLLSDLKKGAFEYLSIESAGYIQSSLVKKLKLKWLPTERAPFYVLAKTGMPSVLVECAFISNKEEEKKLADAQFRASIAAGIYTGVLDYLERVL; encoded by the coding sequence ATGTTAAAAAAGATACTCCTGCCGGTACTGTTATTTTTAACGGCAGGGGTCTGCCTTGCGGAAGAACTTGTAAGTTTAAAGTATTTGTTAAGAGAGACAAATACGGAATATACCGCTGACTGGGACCGCGGTTTTATAAACCTTAGCGGCGGTAAAGAAGTAAAAATTGTGCTTAATTACCCTTATATAAAATCAGGCAATAAGTTAATCCGTGTGGATATTCCGCCTTTTGTTAACGGGGCAAATGTTTTTCTAAGCCAGAAAACTTTTGATGAGATAACGCAGATACTGGGGGAAGTTAAACAAAAGGTTCCTGAAACCGTGTTATTGCCTGCGGCAGTTCCGGCTGTTTTAAAAACGGAATCAACACCTGTGCCTGCTGCAGCAGCTGCAGCAGCAGATGATGACATACGGATAGTTGAAGAAACGGCTAAAAAAACCGGCAAGAAAAAGAAAGATGGGCCTTTTGTTATAATTATTGACCCGGGGCACGGAGGAAACGATCCCGGCGCGATAGGGCCTACAGGATTATATGAAAAAGATGTTGTTCTTGATGTGGGTTTAAAATTAAGAGAGCAGCTTAAGAAAAATAAAGATTTAAAGATTCTTATGACGCGCGAAAAAGACGTATTTATCCCCCTTAAAGACAGGGCTGAATTTGCCAATAAAAATAAAGCCGACTTGTTTATCAGTATTCATTGTAATGCCGCCCGTAACCGCGGCGTGCAGGGGACAAGAAGCTATATATACAGCAGGACTGCGTCTTCGCGCGAAGCCGCCGAGGCCGCCAAGTTTGAAAACAGCAGGGGTGGTTCCTTTGATATGCTGTTAAGTGATTTAAAAAAAGGCGCTTTTGAATATTTAAGCATAGAATCAGCGGGTTATATTCAAAGCAGCCTTGTTAAAAAACTTAAATTAAAATGGCTGCCCACCGAACGCGCGCCTTTTTATGTTCTGGCAAAAACAGGTATGCCGTCCGTGCTGGTGGAATGCGCTTTTATATCAAATAAAGAAGAAGAGAAGAAACTTGCGGACGCGCAGTTCAGGGCATCCATTGCGGCGGGTATTTACACGGGCGTGCTTGATTATTTGGAAAGGGTGCTATGA